From a region of the Lactuca sativa cultivar Salinas chromosome 4, Lsat_Salinas_v11, whole genome shotgun sequence genome:
- the LOC111876852 gene encoding polcalcin Ole e 3 translates to MADDTLEEREWIFKRFDDNGDGKVSAAELAKNLKTLGCVSDEQIQRMMTKLDTDGDGYISFQEFTDFYNANRLLMKDVARFL, encoded by the exons ATGGCGGACGATACTTTAGAAGAACGGGAATGGATTTTTAAACGATTTGATGACAACGGAGATGGAAAAGTCTCGGCAGCTGAGCTCGCGAAAAACTTGAAGACACTCGGTTGTGTGTCAGATGAGCAAATCCAACGTATGATGACTAAACTTGATACAGATGGAGATGGGTACATATCGTTTCAGGAATTTACAGATTTTTATAATGCTAATAGATTATTGATGAAAGATGTCGCAAG ATTTCTCTAA